In the Nitrospinota bacterium genome, GGCTCCCATGTTGTCGCGCACGTGGTCTTTCATCGATTCCATGATCTCCGGCCCCGCCTCGAATCCGGCGGCGAGCACGGCGAAAACCTTCATCCGTTCCCGCCCGTCTTTGACGAACTGGATGGCGGCCACTTCCCCGACGGCGGGGTGGGTGAGGAGCACATCTTCCAGTTCGAAAGGGCTGATCCGCTCCGAGCCGCGCTTGATGAATTCCTCGCCGCGCCCCAGCACCCAGAAGTAGCCGTCGTCGTCGCGGTATGCGTAATCGGTGGTGACGAAGTGTTTCGAGGAAAAGGCGTCGTCGATGCCGCGGCCGTCGCCATAAATGCCGTACATCATGGAAGGCCAGTTCCGCTCGAAAGCGAGGATGCCCAGCGTGTTCGGCGGCAGTTCCACATCGTTTTCATTGATGACCATTGCCCGCAGGCCGGGGACGGCCATTCCCACCGATTCGCCTTTCAGCGGTGCGAAGGGGAAGTTGGAGATCATGATCATGCCGGTTTCGGTCATGCAAAAAGTGCCCAGGATATCGATGCCGGTACGTTCCTTCACCTGTGCCGCGAGGGTGGGGCTGAGGCGTTCGCCAGTGGCGGCCAGCACCTCGATGCTGGAAAAATCGGTTGCCGCCGCGCCGCCGGCCACGGCTTGCGCGATGACGGAAGGGATGGTGTAAACGGCGGTCGGCTTCAAGTCGCCCAGCAGGTGCGTCTCGATTTTTCCCGAGTGCAGAATCGACGTGGCTCCGCAAAAGAGCGCGCCGAATATGCCGTAGACCGACGCCGGAAGCCAGCCGGGATGGCCGGTGACCCAGATGCGCTTGCCGGGGCGCAGGTTGAAGGTCCATTCTGCCGTGCGGAACGCCCCCGCCGCGCCGCCGTGTGAATGCACTATCCCCTTCGGCGTCCCGTAGGTGCCGGACGTGTAATGTACGATGTACGGCGTGCCCGGTTCAACCATCAGCGGCTCGGCGGGCGCGCTTTTGAGAAGTTCGCTGAATCCGCCCTCCACCATAACCACGGTTTTTACGAACTCGGATGCTTCCAGCCCTATCGCTTCCAGCATCCCCTTGGCGGTGATAAGGATGCGCGGCTTGAGGTTGCCCAAGCGGTTTCGGACCGGCTCGGCCTTGTAAGTGTCTATTATTGGGGCCGCCACCGCGCCGACGTACGCCAGCGCCAGTATCGAAAGCGCCATCTCGCGCCCGGTCGGCAGAAAGATGGCCACCGCCTCCCCCTGCTTGACACCGTGCCGCTCCTTAAGCCCTCCCGCCAGGCGGCGCACCGAATCTTCGAGTTCAAGCCGCGAAATGGTTGAAACGCCCGAGGGGGAGGAAACGATGAAGGCTTGGTGCGTGGTGGAAATGCCATCCGCCAGCCCCTTGAGCGCGAGCGCGGCGATGTTCATCTTGCCGTTGGCATCGAGCAGATGGCGGAGTTCCGCGTCCCACGATACGCCTTGGCATAGGCGGTTGTATTGTTCCAGGCCTGCTTCGCTGGATGAGACTTCTATAAGGTCCAGAACAGATTTTTTCATTGTCCCACCGTCCTTTGCATACGCGGTTTTTCCACCCCGGTTGCCACGTCTTCTCCGCTACCTAATATTATCCCGTTTCCGGTCTCTTTGCTAATGCCGAATCTGTAACGTTATTTTCCTCCTTCATCTCCCAAGTGATAGTGTGGAAATTGGCAAGAAGAAGAAAAAACAAGGCGGCCGTGTATCGTGCAACTTTGTTTTTATGTAAAATGGCTCTCTGTATGGCCGGGTCTTTTAGCTGCGGGTTTCGCCAATCCAAATAAGGGATGACATGGACATAGTTCATTTTTTTATCAGCCTTGTTATCATTCTGCTATCGGCCAAACTGATGGGGGAGCTGTTTGCGTGGATGAAACTTCCCTCCGTGCTGGGCGAGGTCGCCGCCGGTGTTGTTGTGGGGCCGAGCCTTTTGGGATGGGTGCATATTGATAGTGTGTTGCTGGTGCTGGCGGAGATCGGGATTTTACTGTTGCTGTTCGAGGTGGGGCTGGAGACCGACGTTGCCCAGTTGATAAAGGTGGGACCACGGAGTGTTCTTGTGGCGGTTACCGGGATTGTTGCCCCCGCGCTGCTTGCCTACGGCGTCAGCGTTTGGATCCTCGGGTTGCCGCTTATCGTGACGATGTTTATCTGCGGCACACTGGTGGCCACCAGTATTGGCATTTCATTGCGGGTACTGCGGGAGATTGGTCAGCATGATACCCCCCTTGCCCGAACCGTCCTCGGCGCGGCGGTGTTGGATGACATCGCGGGGGTTCTCATTCTTGCCGTCCTCTTCGATTTCGCCGTGAATCATGAGGTGAATGTCGGGCATACGGCGGCGGTTTTTGGCTACATTATCGCGTTCCTCCTCATCGCCCCGGTGATGGCAAAGCTATTGGTTCCCGCGATGACCCGCCTAAACAATATCAGCCGGACCGAAGGGATGATTCCCACGCTGGCGGTCGCCCTTATGCTTGCGTTTGCGGTAATCGCCCATAAGCTTGATGCGCCCGCCATCTTGGGGGCGTTTGCGGCCGGCATCGCCCTTTCCCGCCATTTCTTTCTCCCGGTTGGCCCGATGCGGAATAAACACGAGTCATTTGCCGAAAAAGTGGAACACCAACTCAAGCCGATCAGCGGGTTGTTTGTGCCGGTATTCTTTTTTGTTGTCGGCGCGTCCATAAACCTTCGGGTGATTGATTTCAGCTCGGCAGGCTTTTGGTGGATGGCGGGCTTGTTAACAGCGGCGGCGGTGCTGGGAAAAGTGGCGAGCGGCATGTGGGCCGAAGGAGCCTTTCAGGAAAAACTGTTTTGCGGCATGGCGATGGTGCCTCGGGGTGAGGTGGGGCTGATCTTCGCCGAAGTGGGAAAAAGGAATAATGTGTTGGACGAAACCGATTACGCGGTCGCCGTTTTTGTGGTGGTGCTTACCACCTTCATCGCGCCGATCATGTTGCGGCGGATGGCGAAGGCAAGCTGAATACCGTTTCAACGCACCATAGTCCGGTTTGCGTCCCCGCCGCTTCGTGGCGTATTCTGTGGCGCAATGAGACGCGGCGGCTTTTTTGTTTTTTGGGCCTTTCTTGTTTTATTTTTCCCTATTACCGCTTTTGCTGGCGGCGCGCTTTTTGGCGTGGTGCAGGATGAACACGGCCAGCCGGTGGACAAGGCGAAAATCACCCTTCGCGTGGGGGATAAGGAATATGTTGGCGTCGGGCGGGCGGGGGCCGCTTACAGCACTTCGGAAAACGGTTCCTTCTATATAGAAATGCCGGCCGATGCGCCTGCGGGTGGCGCCATCATGATATTGGCCGCCAAAAGCGGCTTTAAACCGCAGTCGGTGAAAGTGAATGCGGCTTCCCCTTCGGACGGCGCACCGCTGTTCGCGGGCAAGCTGGCGCTCAAGCGCGCGGCGGGTCCCGCTTTTTACATCGCAACGGCGATATTGATGTTTGTCTATGCGCTGATTATTTTTGAATGGGTGCATCGCACGCTGGCCGCGCTGTTGGGGGCGGTCGCGATGCTGCTGGTCAGCTACACGGCGGGGACGTTCAATCCCGATTACTTTATTTTATCGTTTGAGGACGCCATCCACGCCGTCGATTTCAACGTCGTCTTTCTGCTGCTCGGCATGATGATCATCGTCGGCATTATGCGGGAGACCGGCGTTTTCGAGTGGCTGGCCTACCAGAGTTTCCGGATTTCCAAAGGGAGCGTCTTCAGGCTTGCCGCCATTTTAATCGTGGTGACGGCGGTTGCTTCGGCATTTCTGGACAACGTCACCACCATGCTGTTGATGACGCCGGTCACCATCGATATCGCGCTGGTGCTTGGCATCAGCCCGGTGGCGTTGCTGATGCCCGAAATTCTGGCCAGCAACATCGGCGGCACCGCCACGCTCATCGGCGATCCGCCCAACATAATGATAGGCTCCTACGCGGGGTTGACCTTCAACGATTTTCTGATTGACCTCACCCCGCCCATCGTGGTGATGACCGCGCTTCTTATATTCATGATGCAGCGCGCCTACCGCCACGAATACCTCGCCGCGAAGGTGGCCGATTTCACCGCGCTGGAGCAGCGGCTGAAAAAGGAGTGCGCCATCCGCGATTCGCGCCTTTTGGTGATGTCGCTGCTGGTGTTGGCGGTGGTGATTTTTCTCTTCTTTATGCACGGCAAGCTTCACATGGAACCTTCCATCGCGGCGCTGGGGGGGGCGGCCTTCCTGCTTCTGGCCGCGAAAGAGAACGTGGTGAAGTATCTGGAAAAAGACGTGGAGTGGAGTACCCTTGTTTTTTTCATCATGCTCTTCATCATTATCGGCGGCTGCGAACGGGCCGGGCTGATACAGCTTGTCGCCGATTGGGTGCTGGGGATTGCCGCGGGGAACGCGCTTGCCGCAATCATGCTGGTGCTGGTGGTTTCCGCCGTCACCAGCGCGGTCATCGACAACATTCCCTACACCGCCACCATGCTGCCGGTGGTTGCTTACCTGACGGGGAACCTGCCGGAACTGCACGGCTCGCCCATTCTTTGGTGGGCGCTGGCCTTGGGGGCCTGCCTCGGCGGAAACGCCACCATCGTGGGGGCTTCGGCGAACGTTGTCACGACCGGCCTTTCCGAAAAGGCGGGCTACCCCATAAGCTTTATGTATTTCCTCAAAATCGGCCTTCCCGTGACGGTCATGTCCATCGCGGTGTCCGCCGTTTGGCTGCTGATATTGCGGGGATAATAGCTGGAAAACCGGGCGGCCCCCGCCGCCGAAAAAAACTTTCATTTTCCGAAAAAATCTTTGTTTAAAGATTGCGGTTTTCTTGGTAGTATTACGGCCTTGAAACGGTCGGGGGGACTGTTAAGAGATTCCCCTTAGTCCAAACAGTTTACGGGGAGAGCCATACCGTTGTTTACCGCGGCCCGTGTGTGCCGCGCGCAAAAGCATAAGGTGTCAGTAAGCCAATGATAGAACTGAATGAATCATTCCTGATCCAACTGATCAATTTTTTTGCCATGATTTTGTTTCTCAACTATTTCCTTTTTAAGCCGGTCATGGAGATAGTGGAACGGCGGAACAAGGCGCTCAAGGGCCTTCACACCGACGCCGCCAAGGCCGCCAATGACGCCGACAAGGCGGTGAAAGAGTACGATGACCGGTCGGCCGAAGCCAAACGCGCCACGTCCGCCACCCTGATCGCCGCGCGCCAGTCCGCCGCCGCGGAGCAGGAAAAGATATTGAAAGACGCCCGCCAGCGCTACGCCGAAACGGTTGACGCCGCCCTGGTTAAAATCAAGGCCGACATCAAGGGGGCCGAGGCCAACCTCAAAGGTGAGGCCGAAAAGCTCTCGCGCGATATGGCCACCCGTCTCCTCGGCCGGGAGGCGCGCTGATGAAAAAGGCATTTGCCCTGTTCTGTTGGGCCATGCTGGCCGCCACCCCGGCGTTCGCCGGAGGACTTGCGCACGCCGACCACTTTGAAATGCGCCGCGACGGCGCGTGGATCGTTAATTTCACCCTGCTCTTGGCGGGGCTGCTTTGGATCATCTTCCGCTTTGTCGTTCCCGCCCTCAAGCAGCGCTCCGAACTGCTCCAGAAGGAGATGGACGACAGCGAGCGCGCCCGCAAGGAATCGCTTGGCCGCCTCGCCGAACTGGAGGGCAAGCTCAAGGCGTTCGAGTCTGAAGCCGCCCGTATCCGCCAGGACGCGGTGGACGAAGGGGAAAAACTGAAAAAACAAATCATTGCCGAAGCTGAAGCCGCATCCCGCCGTTTGCTGGACAAAGCGCAGGCGGAAGTGACAAGCGAAACCATCAAGGCCCGCGGCCGCCTCAAGAAGGAAGCGGTGGAAATGGCCGTGGCGATGGCCGCCGATATGCTGAAAAAGAATGTGAATGAAAAAGATCACCAGGCCGCGGTGAAACAGTACGCTCAAAGCGTGGGAGGCCGCCAGTGAGGGACAAAAAGATCGCCGTTCCGTACGCCGACGCCATTCTTGGCGCCGTGAAGGATGCCAAGCAGATGGAAACCGTGGGGGCCGACCTCCGGCAGTTTGCCCAAACGTATGCCGAAAGCGGCGACCTGCGGAAAATGCTCAATCACCCCGGACTTCCCAATGAAAACAAACAGCGGATACTCAAGGGGGTAATGGACAAGATGGGGCTTTCCGCCCCCGCCCGCCGCTCGCTTGAGGTTGTGCAGCGGCGCGGCCGTATCGGCTTCACCGCGGACATCGCCGATGTCTACGACGCGATGCTGGATGAAAAACTTGGCCGTCAAAGCGTACGTGTGCAAAGCGCCTTTCCGCTCTCCGCCGATGAAGTGAACGGTCTTGAAACCGTATTTTCCAAGCTGACTGGTAAAAAAGCAAAGGTCGAAGCGGTTGTTGACAAAGCCCTTATCGGAGGCTTGGTCGCGCGCGTCGGCAGCAAGGTTTATGACGGGAGCATGAGCAACCAACTGAAGGCACTGAAAGTAAAATTGGAACAGGAGGCTTGAAAAAAGTGGCTATCCGGGCTGAAGAGATAAGCGCGTTAATTAAGAAGGAAATCGAAGGGTTCGAGAAAGGCGTCGAACTCAAGGAAGTGGGGACGATTGTTTCCGTCGGTGACGGTATCGCCCGTATCTACGGCCTTGAAAATGCCATGGCTGGCGAGTTGCTGGAATTTCCCGGCGGCATCATCGGTATGGCGCTGAACCTTGAAAAGGACAACGTCGGCGCCGTTCTGTTCGGCGAAGACACCCTCATTAAAGAGGGGGACGAGGTAAAGCGGACCGGGCGCATCGCGCAGGTGCCGGTCGGCGAAGCGCTTATCGGGCGCGTGGTAGACGGTCTTGGCCAGCCGATTGACGGCAAGGGTCCAATCAAGACCACCCATTTCGGCCTCATCGAACGCATCGCCCCCGGCGTTATTCAGCGCAAGTCGGTGCATGAACCGTTGCAGACCGGCATCAAGGCGATTGACTCCATGATTCCGATCGGCCGCGGCCAGTGCGAACTGATCATCGGTGACCGCCAGACCGGCAAGACCGCCGTCGCCATCGACGCCATCATCAACCAGAAGGGGCTGGGGGTGAAGTGCATTTACGTGGCTATCGGCCAGAAGCGCTCCACTGTGGCCCAGGTGTACAAAAAGCTGGAAGAAGCCGGCGCGATGGAATTCACCACCATCGTCGCCGCCACCGCCAGCGAACCGGCGCCGATGCTCTACCTCGCGCCCTATGCCGGGTGCGCCATCGGCGAATATTTCCGCGATAACGGCGGCCACTCGTTGGTGGTTTACGACGACCTTACGAAACACGCGGCGGCTTACCGCCAGCTTTCGTTGTTGCTCCGCCGTCCGCCGGGCCGCGAAGCGTACCCCGGCGACGTGTTCTATCTCCACAGCCGCTTACTGGAGCGCTCCGCGAAAGTAAGTGACGATCTGGGCGCCGGTTCGCTGACCGCGCTGCCGATCATTGAAACGCAGGCGGGCGACGTATCGGCCTACATCCCGACCAACGTGATTTCGATAACCGACGGCCAGATATTCCTTGAAAGCGACCTCTTTTACGCCGGCGTCCGCCCGGCCATCAACGTCGGCATCTCCGTTTCCCGCGTCGGCGGCGCGGCGCAGATCAAGGCGATGAAGCAGGTCGCCGGCACCCTGCGCCTCAACTTGGCGCAGTACCGTGAATTGGCTGCCTTCGCCATGTTCGGTTCCGACCTCGATGCGGCCACTATGGCGCAGCTTAACCGCGGCGCGCGGCTTGTTGAACTGCTCAAACAGGCGCAGTACCGGCCATTGCCGGTTGAAAAGCAGGTTGCGGGCATCTATCTCGCCACCAGCGGCTTCATGGACAGCATTGCCGTCGAGCGCATCGCCGAATTTGAGACCGGTTATTTGCAATACCTTGAAAGCAAGCACCCCCAGGTGCTGGCTTCCATCCGCGACAAGAAGGCTCTCGATGACGATATCAAGAAGGGCCTCAACCAGGCCTGCGAAGAATTCAAGGCCCGGTTCTAATTATGGCGGGCTTAAGGGATATCAAGCGCCGGATCGTCTCGGTAAAGAGCACCCGGCAGATCACCAAGGCGATGAAGATGGTCGCCGCGGCGAAGCTGCGCAAGGCGCAGGAAGCCGTTGCCGCGTCCCGTCCGTACGCCTCCAAAATGGCGGAAGTCATCGGCGCGTTGGGGGCGGTCTCGCAGGAAGCGGCGCATCCGCTGCTGGCGAAGCGGGAGGAGAAAAACGTCCTGATTCTCGTGTTCTCCTCCGATAAGGGATTGTGCGGCGCGTTCAACGCGAACGTCTTCAAGGCGGTGCATAATCTCATCCGCGAGAACGAGGGGAAGGGCATCTACGTTGCCGCCGTGGGGAAGAAAGGGCGTGATTTCTGGAAGCGCCGCAATGTGATGATGGAAAAAGCGTACGTGGATTATACGCGCGACATCAATTACCAGTTTGCGCAGAAGGTTGCCAAAGACGTCATCGAATACTTCATTCACGAGAAGGTGGACAAGATATACATGGTCTACAACAAGTTCCGCAGCGCGGCAGTTCAGGATCCGACGGCGGTTCAATTGCTGCCGATGGAGTCCGCGGGCGGCAGGAAGGAAGACGCTGCGGGCGGCGACATCCTGTTTGAGCCGTCGGCGCAGGCGGTGCTTTCGGCCATTGTTGAAAAATACGTCGAAGTGCAGATCTTCCAGGCGCTGATTGAATCGTGGGCCAGTGAAAACGGCTCAAAACTGGTCGCGATGGATAATGCCACCCGCAATGCGGGCGACATGATCAATGCCCTCACATTGCAGTACAATCGCGCTCGCCAGGCGGCGATAACGAAGGAATTAATAGAAATCGTCTCGGGAGCGGACGCTCTCAAAAGCTGATTCTTGACGGAGGAACAAATGAGTAAGGGAAAAGTTACCCAAATAGTCGGACCGGTTCTCGATCTGGAGTTTCCCGCGGGACAGCTCCCGGCGATCCTGAACGCATTGGACATTGACCTCGGCGGCGGCAATGGCCGCGTGGTGGCCGAAGTTGCCAGCCATCTGGGCGAAAATTCGGTGCGCGCCATTGCCATGCACACGACCGACGGCATGGTTCGCGGCATGGTGGGCACGGACACGGGCCGCCCCATCTCGGCGCCGGTCGGCCGCGGCGCGCTCGGCCGTATTCTCAATGTCGTCGGCGAGCCGGTGGACGGCCTCGGCCCGGTGAAA is a window encoding:
- the atpH gene encoding ATP synthase F1 subunit delta, whose product is MRDKKIAVPYADAILGAVKDAKQMETVGADLRQFAQTYAESGDLRKMLNHPGLPNENKQRILKGVMDKMGLSAPARRSLEVVQRRGRIGFTADIADVYDAMLDEKLGRQSVRVQSAFPLSADEVNGLETVFSKLTGKKAKVEAVVDKALIGGLVARVGSKVYDGSMSNQLKALKVKLEQEA
- a CDS encoding ArsB/NhaD family transporter; translated protein: MRRGGFFVFWAFLVLFFPITAFAGGALFGVVQDEHGQPVDKAKITLRVGDKEYVGVGRAGAAYSTSENGSFYIEMPADAPAGGAIMILAAKSGFKPQSVKVNAASPSDGAPLFAGKLALKRAAGPAFYIATAILMFVYALIIFEWVHRTLAALLGAVAMLLVSYTAGTFNPDYFILSFEDAIHAVDFNVVFLLLGMMIIVGIMRETGVFEWLAYQSFRISKGSVFRLAAILIVVTAVASAFLDNVTTMLLMTPVTIDIALVLGISPVALLMPEILASNIGGTATLIGDPPNIMIGSYAGLTFNDFLIDLTPPIVVMTALLIFMMQRAYRHEYLAAKVADFTALEQRLKKECAIRDSRLLVMSLLVLAVVIFLFFMHGKLHMEPSIAALGGAAFLLLAAKENVVKYLEKDVEWSTLVFFIMLFIIIGGCERAGLIQLVADWVLGIAAGNALAAIMLVLVVSAVTSAVIDNIPYTATMLPVVAYLTGNLPELHGSPILWWALALGACLGGNATIVGASANVVTTGLSEKAGYPISFMYFLKIGLPVTVMSIAVSAVWLLILRG
- the atpF gene encoding F0F1 ATP synthase subunit B; protein product: MKKAFALFCWAMLAATPAFAGGLAHADHFEMRRDGAWIVNFTLLLAGLLWIIFRFVVPALKQRSELLQKEMDDSERARKESLGRLAELEGKLKAFESEAARIRQDAVDEGEKLKKQIIAEAEAASRRLLDKAQAEVTSETIKARGRLKKEAVEMAVAMAADMLKKNVNEKDHQAAVKQYAQSVGGRQ
- the atpG gene encoding ATP synthase F1 subunit gamma, translated to MAGLRDIKRRIVSVKSTRQITKAMKMVAAAKLRKAQEAVAASRPYASKMAEVIGALGAVSQEAAHPLLAKREEKNVLILVFSSDKGLCGAFNANVFKAVHNLIRENEGKGIYVAAVGKKGRDFWKRRNVMMEKAYVDYTRDINYQFAQKVAKDVIEYFIHEKVDKIYMVYNKFRSAAVQDPTAVQLLPMESAGGRKEDAAGGDILFEPSAQAVLSAIVEKYVEVQIFQALIESWASENGSKLVAMDNATRNAGDMINALTLQYNRARQAAITKELIEIVSGADALKS
- a CDS encoding cation:proton antiporter, with product MDIVHFFISLVIILLSAKLMGELFAWMKLPSVLGEVAAGVVVGPSLLGWVHIDSVLLVLAEIGILLLLFEVGLETDVAQLIKVGPRSVLVAVTGIVAPALLAYGVSVWILGLPLIVTMFICGTLVATSIGISLRVLREIGQHDTPLARTVLGAAVLDDIAGVLILAVLFDFAVNHEVNVGHTAAVFGYIIAFLLIAPVMAKLLVPAMTRLNNISRTEGMIPTLAVALMLAFAVIAHKLDAPAILGAFAAGIALSRHFFLPVGPMRNKHESFAEKVEHQLKPISGLFVPVFFFVVGASINLRVIDFSSAGFWWMAGLLTAAAVLGKVASGMWAEGAFQEKLFCGMAMVPRGEVGLIFAEVGKRNNVLDETDYAVAVFVVVLTTFIAPIMLRRMAKAS
- a CDS encoding F0F1 ATP synthase subunit alpha; this encodes MAIRAEEISALIKKEIEGFEKGVELKEVGTIVSVGDGIARIYGLENAMAGELLEFPGGIIGMALNLEKDNVGAVLFGEDTLIKEGDEVKRTGRIAQVPVGEALIGRVVDGLGQPIDGKGPIKTTHFGLIERIAPGVIQRKSVHEPLQTGIKAIDSMIPIGRGQCELIIGDRQTGKTAVAIDAIINQKGLGVKCIYVAIGQKRSTVAQVYKKLEEAGAMEFTTIVAATASEPAPMLYLAPYAGCAIGEYFRDNGGHSLVVYDDLTKHAAAYRQLSLLLRRPPGREAYPGDVFYLHSRLLERSAKVSDDLGAGSLTALPIIETQAGDVSAYIPTNVISITDGQIFLESDLFYAGVRPAINVGISVSRVGGAAQIKAMKQVAGTLRLNLAQYRELAAFAMFGSDLDAATMAQLNRGARLVELLKQAQYRPLPVEKQVAGIYLATSGFMDSIAVERIAEFETGYLQYLESKHPQVLASIRDKKALDDDIKKGLNQACEEFKARF
- a CDS encoding AMP-binding protein; its protein translation is MKKSVLDLIEVSSSEAGLEQYNRLCQGVSWDAELRHLLDANGKMNIAALALKGLADGISTTHQAFIVSSPSGVSTISRLELEDSVRRLAGGLKERHGVKQGEAVAIFLPTGREMALSILALAYVGAVAAPIIDTYKAEPVRNRLGNLKPRILITAKGMLEAIGLEASEFVKTVVMVEGGFSELLKSAPAEPLMVEPGTPYIVHYTSGTYGTPKGIVHSHGGAAGAFRTAEWTFNLRPGKRIWVTGHPGWLPASVYGIFGALFCGATSILHSGKIETHLLGDLKPTAVYTIPSVIAQAVAGGAAATDFSSIEVLAATGERLSPTLAAQVKERTGIDILGTFCMTETGMIMISNFPFAPLKGESVGMAVPGLRAMVINENDVELPPNTLGILAFERNWPSMMYGIYGDGRGIDDAFSSKHFVTTDYAYRDDDGYFWVLGRGEEFIKRGSERISPFELEDVLLTHPAVGEVAAIQFVKDGRERMKVFAVLAAGFEAGPEIMESMKDHVRDNMGAYAVPDEIEFMDELPKTRTGKVLRRNLKAKEQNLPEE
- a CDS encoding ATP synthase F0 subunit B; the encoded protein is MIELNESFLIQLINFFAMILFLNYFLFKPVMEIVERRNKALKGLHTDAAKAANDADKAVKEYDDRSAEAKRATSATLIAARQSAAAEQEKILKDARQRYAETVDAALVKIKADIKGAEANLKGEAEKLSRDMATRLLGREAR